In Sodalis ligni, a single genomic region encodes these proteins:
- the modE gene encoding molybdenum-dependent transcriptional regulator — protein sequence MQAEILLTLKLQQRLFADPRRIALLKQIKLTGSISQGAKLAGISYKSAWDAISAMNELAEQTLVERATGGKGGGGATLTRYAERLLQLYDLLGQIQQKAFDVLQDDRMPLDSLLAAISRFSLQTSARNQFFGTVIDRTHQHVQQQVEILLADGRTRLMVALTQQSGDRLQLAPGKEVLALIKAPWVSVVAGEQTIDDADNVLYGTLTHIEQGEHNDEVLLTLAGGEVLCATLPKAVMAEQHFTLGQKITAYFNADKVILATLC from the coding sequence ATGCAGGCCGAAATCCTTTTAACCCTGAAACTTCAGCAGCGTCTTTTTGCCGACCCGCGAAGGATAGCCCTGCTTAAACAGATAAAGCTGACCGGCTCCATAAGCCAGGGCGCCAAACTGGCGGGTATTAGCTACAAAAGCGCCTGGGACGCCATCAGCGCCATGAACGAACTGGCGGAACAAACCCTGGTTGAAAGGGCCACCGGGGGCAAAGGCGGCGGCGGAGCGACCCTGACGCGCTATGCCGAACGGTTACTGCAACTCTATGATTTATTGGGCCAGATTCAGCAAAAGGCCTTTGACGTTTTACAAGACGATCGTATGCCGCTGGACAGCCTGCTGGCGGCCATTTCGCGTTTTTCCCTGCAAACCAGCGCCCGCAACCAGTTCTTTGGCACCGTCATTGACCGCACCCACCAGCATGTGCAGCAGCAGGTTGAAATCCTGCTGGCGGACGGCCGGACCCGCTTGATGGTGGCCCTGACCCAGCAGAGCGGCGATCGGTTGCAGCTGGCGCCGGGCAAAGAGGTGCTGGCGTTAATCAAGGCCCCCTGGGTTTCCGTGGTAGCCGGGGAGCAAACCATCGACGACGCCGACAACGTCCTCTACGGCACCCTGACCCATATTGAACAGGGAGAGCATAACGATGAGGTGTTGCTGACCCTGGCCGGAGGCGAAGTGTTATGCGCCACGCTGCCCAAAGCCGTGATGGCGGAGCAGCATTTCACTCTCGGCCAGAAAATCACAGCATATTTTAATGCCGATAAGGTGATCCTCGCCAC